A portion of the Candidatus Schekmanbacteria bacterium genome contains these proteins:
- a CDS encoding class I SAM-dependent methyltransferase: protein MAKKKENRYTSWQFQRKCFEQMFSEATGEFSKRYHPSLIAQKKIVRERFTSLFNLIFDKKCHSILDIGCGTGFYFKILKNYVQKIFATEISELYLKKAVELVREEKLENVYFNLSLSGQIPFKESSFDSVLVFAVFHHIDDIEGSIDEIYRVLKPGGRCIVVEPNILNPAMFLFLSWKKHERGILKLTRKKLQSKLKGKFNGVDYYPTTFQVTFTGYFSNFIINILDIFPESIMNYLSIHYVLIAHKEE from the coding sequence TTGGCTAAAAAAAAAGAAAACCGCTATACTTCGTGGCAGTTTCAAAGAAAATGTTTTGAGCAAATGTTCTCTGAAGCAACGGGAGAATTCTCAAAGCGTTATCATCCTAGCCTCATAGCCCAGAAGAAGATAGTAAGAGAACGTTTTACGTCCCTCTTCAACCTCATATTTGATAAAAAATGCCATTCCATTCTTGATATAGGCTGCGGGACCGGATTTTATTTTAAAATACTAAAGAACTACGTTCAAAAGATCTTTGCGACGGAGATAAGCGAGCTTTATCTTAAAAAAGCAGTAGAGCTTGTGCGGGAAGAAAAACTTGAAAACGTATATTTCAATCTCAGTCTCTCAGGTCAGATCCCTTTCAAAGAATCATCTTTTGATTCCGTTCTTGTTTTTGCAGTATTCCACCATATTGATGACATAGAAGGATCCATAGACGAGATATATAGAGTATTAAAGCCAGGTGGGAGGTGCATAGTAGTTGAGCCTAATATTCTAAACCCTGCGATGTTTCTTTTCCTGTCGTGGAAGAAACATGAGCGGGGTATCCTGAAACTCACTAGAAAGAAGCTACAGTCGAAGCTTAAAGGGAAATTCAATGGAGTTGATTATTATCCTACAACATTTCAGGTGACCTTTACAGGCTATTTCTCTAACTTCATAATAAATATCCTTGATATATTCCCTGAGAGTATCATGAATTATCTGTCAATTCATTATGTCCTTATAGCACATAAAGAGGAATGA
- a CDS encoding menaquinone biosynthesis protein — protein MKKLKFGCHSFLNARPLIQHLLNIKPENLPFEIVLGTPAEIAGELSKGKIDIGFIPSIEFLRNQNLFLLPGFSISSFKEVMSVLLLTDKKIEKIKTVQVDERSRTSVILLRIILEKQYGIKPKLVDAVKKNSIADARLLIGDEALHISYGKREEDNKYYLDLSYEWYKLTKLPFVFAVIASRGKIVPKEVLDFLDESKKKGMKLIGEIAGKEHKSCAIRESEAYDYLSKKIIYSLRKKELQGFQKFQQLAVEIGGLKEKRELIYIKPQGAMG, from the coding sequence ATGAAAAAGCTGAAATTCGGCTGTCATTCATTCTTGAATGCAAGGCCGCTTATTCAACATCTCCTCAACATCAAACCGGAAAATCTTCCCTTTGAAATAGTACTTGGTACACCGGCTGAAATAGCGGGGGAACTTTCAAAAGGTAAAATTGATATAGGATTTATCCCTTCTATAGAGTTTTTACGTAATCAAAATCTTTTTCTGCTTCCCGGATTTTCAATTTCATCCTTCAAAGAAGTAATGAGTGTCCTCTTGCTTACTGACAAAAAAATTGAAAAAATTAAAACTGTGCAGGTAGATGAGCGTTCAAGAACATCTGTTATTCTCTTAAGGATTATCCTTGAAAAGCAATATGGAATAAAACCAAAGCTTGTTGATGCTGTGAAAAAAAACTCTATTGCAGATGCGCGGCTTCTTATAGGAGATGAAGCGCTCCATATAAGCTACGGTAAAAGAGAAGAGGATAATAAATATTATCTTGACCTGTCCTACGAATGGTACAAGCTGACAAAGCTTCCTTTTGTGTTTGCCGTAATTGCTTCAAGGGGAAAGATCGTGCCTAAGGAAGTATTAGACTTTCTTGATGAGTCGAAAAAAAAAGGGATGAAACTGATAGGTGAAATAGCGGGAAAAGAACATAAATCTTGCGCGATAAGAGAAAGCGAAGCTTATGATTATCTTAGCAAGAAAATAATTTATAGTCTTAGGAAAAAAGAACTTCAGGGGTTCCAAAAATTCCAGCAATTAGCTGTTGAGATTGGCGGGTTAAAGGAAAAAAGAGAATTAATTTATATTAAGCCACAGGGTGCAATGGGTTGA
- a CDS encoding response regulator, with the protein MKEVKSVLVVDDDEVARETICNSLEDTEYEITTACNGTEALEKIATHEFAAVVCDIKMPGIDGFTVLRKARKTRNIPFIFVTGYPGDTDENVIINELRPFGFLSKPFDHKELILLVKNAVDHYNLTKKRESFMKEMEKISDAHIKELTEKLKYII; encoded by the coding sequence ATGAAAGAAGTAAAATCAGTTCTCGTTGTAGATGATGATGAGGTTGCGAGAGAGACGATATGTAATTCACTGGAAGATACCGAATATGAAATAACGACAGCATGTAATGGTACTGAAGCACTGGAAAAGATAGCAACGCATGAGTTTGCTGCAGTTGTATGTGATATCAAAATGCCAGGTATTGATGGGTTTACAGTACTTAGGAAAGCCCGTAAAACTAGGAATATACCATTTATATTCGTAACAGGTTATCCTGGAGATACAGATGAGAACGTTATAATCAATGAGTTGAGGCCATTTGGTTTCCTCAGCAAACCCTTTGATCACAAAGAATTAATTTTGTTAGTAAAAAATGCTGTTGATCATTATAATCTGACAAAGAAAAGAGAATCGTTCATGAAAGAAATGGAAAAGATCTCTGACGCACATATAAAAGAGCTTACCGAGAAGTTGAAATATATTATATAA
- a CDS encoding DUF2059 domain-containing protein, whose product MKKICISFIVLFFSFIQIVRSDEANHRKLAEELLELMNVKKQLTQSVEQIKQVQISKINKMPAAEKYKDKIPELQNQITDYLAKELNWDSVKNDFLTPCSDTFTEDELKELIAFYNTPIGKKVLEKFPEMMKKTFTLSQKRVSEVFPKAQQMIKDWIDKQEKAEQKETAAPDSAVPVTGTVTPESPAKK is encoded by the coding sequence ATGAAAAAAATTTGTATTTCTTTTATTGTTTTATTTTTCAGTTTTATACAAATCGTGAGGTCAGATGAAGCAAATCATCGCAAGCTTGCAGAAGAGCTTCTTGAATTAATGAATGTTAAAAAGCAGTTAACTCAGTCAGTTGAACAGATAAAACAGGTTCAAATCTCAAAAATAAACAAGATGCCTGCAGCTGAAAAATATAAAGATAAAATACCGGAACTCCAAAATCAGATTACTGATTATCTGGCAAAAGAATTAAACTGGGACAGCGTAAAAAATGATTTTCTAACACCCTGCTCTGACACCTTTACAGAAGATGAATTAAAAGAACTGATTGCGTTCTATAATACCCCGATCGGCAAAAAAGTATTAGAGAAATTTCCGGAAATGATGAAAAAAACTTTTACTCTCAGCCAAAAACGAGTATCCGAAGTATTCCCAAAGGCCCAGCAAATGATAAAAGACTGGATTGACAAGCAGGAAAAAGCTGAGCAAAAAGAAACAGCTGCACCGGATTCAGCAGTTCCTGTTACCGGCACAGTAACACCCGAATCTCCAGCTAAGAAATAA
- a CDS encoding glycosyltransferase family 39 protein, producing MNNERTNYQKVYLVILFVGGLLIRLWGIDFGLPLKYARPDEEGIVEAALYFFTGDFNPHFYYYPHAFIYLNYFVYLMIYCAGRIGGIYGNTFDFIQNYLLDPSIFFIVPRVLSAIAGTLTILAVYLLGTRCYGKNAGLFSALFISVSYLHVRDSHFGTTDIILTMAVIISLIAIRKIMKEGNGYILSGLLAGLATGIKYNGAILVIPIIVAHVIYNIRKNGWMKGIINIKKLLLSGVIMIFAFIITSPGLFLEFATFMKRLIFMSNFLREYNGFNPEPGRTYFLKILLPIGMGFPLFCLSIIGVFYACIKHTDDDVLILSFPLCYYFHMWDNYGVFVRYAIPVIPFFCIFAGRIAAKFFSKFSEGMSYKKFLYVVVIIFIVMPSLWKSLKFDSLISKEDTRLIAKRWIETNVAPGTAIYLFGYYKYYFPELNFSRVSIDNDMEYLKKSMAYAPSSHSSLYFMSYSYLLEKRIIPMTKSFDVFIGTDVTNNYIDKQNIKYIVTGDYFVDYYSGQNFMIRPLLKKKFHLVKEFSPYNNYNKVAKESYFDPLDAFYLPFEGFEGIANPGPLLQIYELNNNSNILTSPSR from the coding sequence ATGAATAATGAGAGAACCAATTATCAAAAAGTCTATCTTGTTATTCTTTTTGTAGGGGGTCTTCTCATCCGTTTATGGGGGATAGATTTCGGACTTCCTTTAAAATATGCAAGACCTGATGAGGAAGGCATTGTTGAGGCAGCTTTGTATTTTTTTACAGGTGATTTTAACCCTCATTTTTATTACTATCCACATGCTTTTATATATTTGAATTACTTTGTTTACCTCATGATCTACTGTGCAGGAAGGATTGGAGGAATTTACGGGAATACGTTTGATTTTATTCAAAACTATCTTCTTGATCCTTCAATTTTTTTTATTGTCCCGAGGGTGCTATCTGCTATTGCAGGAACATTGACAATATTGGCAGTCTATCTGCTTGGCACTCGTTGTTATGGGAAAAATGCAGGGTTGTTCTCAGCGCTTTTCATATCTGTTTCCTACCTCCATGTAAGGGATTCGCATTTTGGCACCACAGACATTATTCTTACAATGGCAGTTATAATATCATTAATTGCCATAAGAAAGATAATGAAAGAGGGGAATGGTTACATACTCTCTGGACTGTTAGCAGGACTGGCAACCGGCATAAAATATAATGGTGCCATACTTGTCATTCCAATAATAGTTGCGCATGTTATCTACAATATCAGAAAAAATGGATGGATGAAGGGAATAATAAATATAAAGAAACTTCTCCTTTCCGGAGTAATTATGATTTTTGCATTTATAATCACATCTCCAGGTCTTTTTTTGGAGTTTGCTACTTTTATGAAAAGATTAATATTTATGAGTAATTTCTTAAGAGAATATAATGGTTTTAACCCTGAACCTGGACGTACTTATTTTCTTAAGATTCTTCTTCCTATAGGAATGGGGTTTCCTCTTTTTTGTTTATCAATTATAGGAGTTTTCTATGCCTGCATTAAGCATACTGATGATGATGTACTAATTTTAAGTTTTCCTCTCTGTTATTATTTCCATATGTGGGATAACTATGGTGTATTCGTGCGCTATGCAATACCCGTAATACCTTTCTTTTGTATTTTTGCGGGGAGAATCGCAGCAAAGTTTTTTTCAAAATTCAGCGAAGGAATGAGTTATAAAAAATTTCTTTATGTTGTGGTAATTATTTTTATTGTTATGCCATCTTTGTGGAAAAGTTTGAAGTTTGATAGTCTTATTTCAAAAGAAGATACCAGGCTTATTGCTAAAAGATGGATTGAAACAAATGTCGCTCCGGGCACAGCAATATATCTTTTCGGGTACTACAAATACTATTTTCCCGAGCTTAATTTCTCGAGAGTATCCATTGACAATGATATGGAATATTTAAAAAAATCTATGGCATATGCTCCTTCAAGCCATTCAAGCCTGTATTTTATGAGTTATAGCTATCTTTTAGAAAAGAGAATTATCCCAATGACTAAATCATTTGATGTTTTTATTGGTACAGATGTTACCAATAATTATATTGATAAACAAAATATTAAGTACATTGTGACCGGAGATTATTTTGTGGATTATTATTCCGGACAGAATTTTATGATCAGGCCACTGCTTAAAAAGAAGTTCCATCTTGTTAAGGAGTTTAGCCCGTACAACAATTACAATAAGGTGGCAAAGGAGTCCTATTTTGACCCTCTTGATGCATTTTATTTGCCTTTTGAAGGATTTGAAGGTATAGCCAATCCCGGGCCTTTACTGCAAATTTACGAATTAAATAATAATTCGAATATTCTTACTTCACCTTCGCGGTGA
- a CDS encoding class I SAM-dependent methyltransferase, translated as MEKNEKLKNVKSIWEKISEDLSPDEYFARTKTRSCELISQFIEQIPPGNSPILEIGSYTGYNVIVLKELGYQIHAIDLPEVVAKASIKKNYDRYHIPFNPYRVSKEEKIPYPDGFFSAILLIEVLEHLTVNPIYLLSEMKRVLKPGGKILLTTPNQLRLRGRIKVFLGKSMNDDPARFVQSFQKQGDTDDSGYHWKLYTAKEIKVLSSATGLLLNNMSYRWVSCPAPDNFMEKICRTLERTLGIFFPSCRDWLIFWLQKK; from the coding sequence ATGGAAAAGAACGAAAAGTTAAAAAACGTTAAGTCCATCTGGGAAAAAATATCTGAAGATTTGTCTCCGGATGAGTATTTTGCAAGAACGAAAACGAGAAGTTGTGAACTTATAAGCCAATTTATTGAGCAGATTCCGCCTGGCAATTCACCTATTCTCGAGATCGGCTCATATACGGGTTATAATGTGATTGTCCTTAAAGAATTGGGTTATCAAATTCATGCTATTGATTTGCCAGAAGTTGTAGCAAAAGCATCAATAAAAAAAAATTACGATCGCTATCATATTCCTTTTAACCCCTATAGGGTTTCAAAGGAAGAAAAAATCCCTTATCCTGATGGTTTCTTTTCTGCGATCCTCCTTATCGAAGTACTGGAGCACCTTACAGTCAATCCCATTTATCTGCTGAGCGAAATGAAACGGGTACTAAAACCCGGAGGGAAAATCCTGCTTACAACCCCAAACCAGCTAAGATTAAGAGGCCGTATTAAGGTTTTTTTGGGTAAAAGCATGAATGATGATCCTGCGAGGTTTGTACAAAGTTTTCAAAAACAGGGTGACACCGACGATAGCGGCTATCACTGGAAACTTTATACTGCCAAAGAAATAAAGGTTCTCTCATCTGCAACCGGACTTTTACTTAACAATATGAGTTACCGCTGGGTATCCTGTCCTGCACCTGACAACTTTATGGAAAAGATTTGCAGAACATTAGAAAGAACACTTGGGATTTTCTTTCCTTCCTGCAGGGATTGGCTCATATTTTGGTTGCAAAAAAAGTAA
- a CDS encoding menaquinone biosynthesis decarboxylase encodes MAYKDLREFIARLKREGELHSITAPVSPELEICEIADRVCKSGGKALLFENVPGYDMPVFINAFSSEHRMNLALETDSIDSLASEITDILEIKTPESFFEKIKMIPKLKQIADFFPRTVSSAPCKEIIIKDSPSLDKLPVLKCWPEDAGKFITLPCVFVRDPDNGRRNCGMYRMQVYDSKTTGMHIHVHKDGASVYRKYKDRGEKMEVAVSIGTDPAVTFAATTPLPEGIDEMILAGFIRKSPVEMVKCETINVEVPACSEIVLEGYVDPSEIRREGPFGDHTGFYSLAGDYPVFHLTAITMRKDPIYSTIVVGRPPMEDCYMGTAIERLFLPLIKKQFPEIIDMHLPFEGVFHNLLLVSIKKKYPGHARKIMHGLWGLGQMMYTKVIVVTEDNVNLRDPKEVIWKVLSNMAPKRDVEFVIGPTETLDHASEAHTFGSKMGIDATRKWKEEGFDREWPEECIMSADIIEKVTKRWKEYGFR; translated from the coding sequence ATGGCATACAAAGACTTAAGAGAATTTATAGCACGATTGAAAAGGGAAGGGGAACTTCACAGTATAACAGCTCCTGTTTCTCCTGAACTTGAAATATGCGAAATAGCAGACCGTGTTTGTAAGAGCGGAGGAAAGGCACTTTTATTTGAAAATGTGCCAGGTTATGACATGCCAGTATTTATTAATGCTTTCAGTTCAGAGCATAGGATGAACCTTGCTCTTGAGACCGATTCCATAGATTCACTTGCCTCTGAGATAACGGATATCCTTGAGATAAAAACCCCGGAAAGTTTTTTTGAAAAAATAAAGATGATTCCCAAGCTGAAGCAAATTGCTGATTTCTTTCCGCGCACTGTGAGCAGTGCACCGTGCAAAGAGATAATTATAAAAGACAGTCCATCTCTTGATAAACTTCCGGTTCTTAAATGCTGGCCTGAAGATGCAGGGAAATTTATTACTCTTCCCTGTGTATTTGTCCGTGACCCTGATAATGGCAGAAGAAATTGCGGTATGTACAGAATGCAGGTCTATGACAGTAAAACAACCGGTATGCATATACATGTTCATAAAGATGGTGCGTCGGTTTACAGGAAATACAAGGATAGGGGAGAGAAGATGGAGGTTGCAGTGAGTATAGGTACTGACCCGGCTGTGACATTTGCCGCTACTACACCACTCCCTGAAGGGATAGATGAGATGATCCTTGCTGGGTTCATAAGGAAATCGCCGGTTGAGATGGTAAAGTGCGAGACAATAAATGTTGAGGTGCCTGCGTGCTCTGAAATAGTCCTTGAAGGTTATGTTGATCCTTCTGAGATAAGGAGAGAGGGACCATTCGGCGACCATACTGGTTTTTATTCCCTTGCAGGAGATTATCCGGTGTTTCATCTTACTGCTATTACGATGAGGAAAGATCCCATATACAGCACGATAGTTGTAGGTCGGCCTCCTATGGAGGACTGTTACATGGGTACAGCTATAGAACGTCTTTTCCTTCCTCTGATAAAAAAACAGTTCCCTGAGATCATTGATATGCACCTTCCTTTTGAGGGAGTTTTTCACAACCTGCTCCTTGTATCAATAAAGAAAAAGTATCCCGGTCATGCGAGAAAGATTATGCATGGGCTCTGGGGGCTTGGACAGATGATGTACACAAAGGTTATTGTCGTAACTGAAGATAATGTGAATCTGCGTGACCCGAAAGAAGTAATATGGAAAGTATTAAGCAACATGGCGCCTAAAAGGGATGTTGAATTTGTTATAGGTCCTACAGAGACGCTGGATCATGCTTCCGAAGCTCATACCTTTGGCTCCAAAATGGGGATAGATGCAACACGAAAATGGAAGGAAGAAGGTTTTGACAGAGAATGGCCAGAAGAATGTATTATGTCTGCTGATATCATTGAAAAAGTAACGAAGCGCTGGAAGGAATATGGCTTCAGATGA
- the cofG gene encoding 7,8-didemethyl-8-hydroxy-5-deazariboflavin synthase subunit CofG: MRKTVTYSKSYTLILTTYCSNNCSYCGFKNNDNGLITDSKVKKLLIFAKSTGHWEILVMSGENAGSSLTIKKQLLERGYSDYVDFASSMCKLILDHGLLPHTNIGVLKYDELERLHNVNASMGLMLEDINKELGRRIHPGKNIAERLRVIEDAGKLKIPFTSGIIMGLGETQKDRMESIKALLRLHARYNHIQEIILQNFVPNRNSKMKQTATVSIDDYNELIELISKNSDIAVQIPQNLNSCFKDLMLKGANDLGGISKGKDQINPQKTWGNIPSLKRELKSSGISLQPRLPIYSKYIKMGWYTPAIEPVLMKLLSLKIFSHNIIARN; encoded by the coding sequence ATGCGCAAAACGGTTACATACTCCAAATCATACACTCTTATCTTAACCACCTACTGCTCTAACAACTGTTCCTACTGCGGTTTTAAAAATAACGACAATGGGTTGATAACTGATTCAAAAGTTAAAAAACTCCTTATCTTTGCAAAATCAACCGGTCATTGGGAAATACTAGTCATGTCAGGAGAAAATGCCGGATCTTCTCTAACAATAAAAAAACAACTGCTTGAAAGAGGATACAGTGATTACGTTGATTTTGCTTCTTCTATGTGCAAACTCATATTGGACCATGGTCTTTTGCCGCACACAAACATAGGAGTATTAAAATACGACGAATTGGAAAGACTTCATAATGTTAATGCGTCGATGGGACTCATGCTTGAAGATATAAATAAAGAATTAGGAAGACGTATTCATCCGGGAAAAAATATCGCGGAAAGATTAAGAGTAATTGAAGATGCCGGAAAACTCAAAATACCATTTACTTCGGGAATAATAATGGGATTGGGTGAAACACAGAAGGACAGGATGGAATCGATTAAAGCCTTATTAAGACTTCACGCCAGATACAATCATATCCAGGAAATAATACTTCAGAATTTTGTCCCTAACAGAAATTCAAAAATGAAGCAGACTGCTACTGTTTCAATTGATGATTATAATGAGTTGATAGAGCTTATCAGTAAGAATTCTGACATTGCAGTACAAATACCTCAGAATCTCAATTCATGCTTCAAAGATCTGATGTTAAAAGGTGCAAACGATCTTGGCGGCATCAGCAAAGGCAAAGACCAGATAAACCCGCAAAAAACATGGGGAAATATTCCCTCACTTAAGAGGGAACTGAAATCTTCCGGTATATCTTTGCAACCAAGACTTCCAATCTACTCTAAATATATAAAAATGGGATGGTATACACCGGCGATCGAACCGGTTCTGATGAAGTTACTTTCGCTAAAAATATTTTCACATAACATCATTGCCAGGAATTGA
- the ndk gene encoding nucleoside-diphosphate kinase, protein MPIERTLVMIKPDAVSKNAIGNIVGRFEKAGFTILALKVKKLSIDEAKNFYFVHRERPFYDSLTKFMSSGKMVAIALEGENAIPRVRDMMGPTDSKKAAPGSIRGDLGTDIEKNAVHGSDSPESANIELPFFFSGLELVK, encoded by the coding sequence ATGCCGATTGAAAGAACACTTGTTATGATAAAACCTGACGCTGTGTCTAAAAATGCCATAGGCAACATTGTTGGAAGATTTGAAAAAGCAGGGTTTACTATTCTTGCCCTGAAAGTTAAAAAGCTTTCTATTGACGAGGCAAAGAACTTTTATTTTGTACACCGCGAACGACCATTTTATGACAGCCTTACAAAATTCATGTCATCTGGAAAGATGGTAGCAATCGCTCTTGAAGGGGAGAATGCAATCCCAAGAGTACGGGATATGATGGGGCCAACTGATTCAAAGAAAGCCGCACCCGGTTCAATACGAGGAGATCTTGGAACAGATATCGAGAAGAATGCTGTCCACGGTTCCGATTCTCCTGAATCAGCAAATATAGAGCTGCCATTCTTTTTCAGCGGATTGGAACTTGTAAAATAA
- the rnz gene encoding ribonuclease Z gives MKVIFLGTSGAIPTLYRNLPSVALVHDGSVLLFDCGEYTQIQIIKASIRIGKLERIFISHLHGDHVTGLPGLLMLLNHASRERPLEIYGPAGIKSYVFSNKKILNFYAGYRIEVIELEAGASIAGAGYKIDTFLLDHTTYTLGFRYMEDDKPGKLDIDKTNALGVPVGPLLKRLKNGEDITLSDGKIVRSNDVVGLPTPGRKVIYSIDTRPLDSVAEYSKGADLLIHDGMFSNELKEEALKRGHSTAAMAAQVGVKAGVKNLILTHISPRYTSSEPLALEAKSIFEKTIVAHDLMEVDVPSSRDIPLF, from the coding sequence ATGAAAGTGATATTTCTAGGAACAAGTGGTGCTATCCCCACTCTATACAGGAATCTTCCGTCTGTAGCCCTTGTTCATGATGGGAGTGTTCTTCTTTTTGACTGTGGGGAGTATACGCAGATTCAGATAATAAAGGCTTCCATCAGAATTGGGAAACTAGAAAGGATATTTATCTCTCATCTTCACGGAGACCATGTAACAGGGCTTCCCGGGCTTTTGATGCTTCTTAATCATGCATCAAGGGAAAGACCACTGGAGATATATGGTCCGGCAGGTATAAAAAGCTATGTATTTTCCAACAAGAAAATTCTTAATTTTTATGCAGGCTACAGGATTGAGGTAATTGAGCTTGAAGCTGGTGCATCCATAGCGGGAGCAGGTTATAAGATAGATACATTTCTTCTGGATCACACTACTTATACGCTCGGCTTCCGATATATGGAAGATGATAAGCCAGGGAAGCTTGATATTGACAAAACCAATGCTCTCGGAGTTCCGGTCGGGCCTCTCCTTAAACGGCTTAAAAATGGAGAGGATATAACGCTTTCTGATGGTAAAATTGTAAGGTCTAATGATGTAGTAGGTTTACCTACACCGGGAAGAAAGGTAATCTATTCCATAGACACAAGACCTTTGGATAGTGTTGCAGAGTATTCAAAGGGGGCAGATCTTTTAATCCATGATGGGATGTTTTCAAACGAGCTTAAGGAAGAGGCATTAAAACGCGGGCATTCAACCGCAGCAATGGCAGCACAGGTAGGAGTCAAAGCTGGGGTGAAAAATCTTATTCTGACCCATATAAGCCCTCGCTATACCTCAAGCGAACCATTGGCTTTAGAAGCAAAATCTATATTTGAAAAAACAATTGTCGCACACGACCTGATGGAAGTTGATGTGCCTTCCAGCAGAGATATTCCTTTGTTTTAG
- a CDS encoding MFS transporter: MTEIVTEEKHEIKGKIAGIEIPPDLKKYNFYALFWCSMVMLMAITSGSVIQPIFLKDVIGIAPQNFGKISTALVVINEVASILLIGYVGVLSDRYGRRKIMTFGLVTSGITYIIFGYSKSIADFSGIEPIIAVFILRALFVIFLQFAWPHVFTIIGDYTYASSRGKGMAAIGLTSAIGALLAFGVISQIPKKFGVLAAFVTCGIIILISAAVSHFGVVDRMKVREKSEHSKGELELLMEAWQIVKDSAPLKMCYGAAFISRANVGVLGTMMMIWTAKVAQEYGHTTGEALALGGMAVGLSGIFGMITAPLWGILTDRWGRMRTTALSLAFTGIGYLLLTLIINPFGGLMKIFIIFIGAGQFGAMTASMTLATDLSPKKVLGSVLGGFNTFGALGIFVLTSVGGIVFDAFGHTSPFLIAGLVNIVVTVWCLVVYFKYGEKRVA, encoded by the coding sequence ATGACAGAGATAGTAACAGAAGAAAAACATGAGATTAAGGGAAAAATTGCAGGAATTGAGATCCCACCTGACCTGAAAAAATATAATTTCTATGCTCTTTTCTGGTGTTCAATGGTTATGCTTATGGCCATTACATCGGGAAGCGTTATACAACCAATATTTTTAAAGGATGTTATTGGAATAGCTCCGCAGAACTTCGGGAAAATTAGCACGGCTCTTGTTGTGATAAATGAAGTGGCATCAATACTTCTTATAGGATACGTAGGGGTTCTTTCTGACAGATACGGCAGACGGAAGATCATGACTTTTGGGTTAGTTACAAGCGGTATAACATATATAATATTTGGCTATTCAAAAAGCATTGCAGACTTTTCCGGTATTGAACCTATTATCGCTGTTTTTATTCTTCGGGCTCTGTTTGTGATTTTTCTGCAGTTCGCATGGCCCCATGTTTTTACTATAATTGGCGACTATACTTATGCATCAAGCCGTGGGAAGGGAATGGCTGCTATTGGACTTACTTCTGCCATTGGAGCTTTGTTGGCTTTTGGAGTAATATCTCAGATACCAAAGAAGTTCGGTGTACTAGCGGCATTTGTTACATGCGGTATTATTATACTCATCAGTGCTGCTGTTTCACATTTTGGAGTGGTTGACAGGATGAAGGTTAGGGAAAAAAGCGAGCACAGCAAGGGAGAACTTGAACTGCTTATGGAAGCATGGCAGATAGTGAAAGACAGCGCACCTCTAAAGATGTGCTATGGTGCGGCATTTATTTCCCGTGCTAATGTTGGCGTACTTGGTACTATGATGATGATATGGACAGCAAAAGTTGCCCAAGAGTATGGACATACTACAGGAGAAGCTCTGGCCTTGGGGGGAATGGCAGTCGGATTGTCAGGTATTTTTGGAATGATTACTGCTCCGCTTTGGGGTATATTGACCGACAGATGGGGGAGAATGAGGACCACTGCTTTGAGTCTTGCCTTTACAGGGATTGGGTACCTGCTGTTAACACTGATTATCAATCCATTTGGAGGCCTGATGAAAATATTTATTATCTTTATTGGTGCAGGGCAGTTTGGTGCAATGACTGCATCAATGACACTAGCCACCGACCTTTCTCCAAAAAAAGTTCTTGGTTCTGTGCTTGGCGGTTTTAACACATTCGGTGCTTTGGGTATTTTTGTTCTTACATCAGTGGGTGGAATAGTTTTTGATGCTTTTGGACATACAAGTCCATTCCTGATTGCAGGTTTGGTTAATATTGTGGTAACGGTGTGGTGTCTGGTTGTTTACTTTAAGTATGGAGAAAAGAGAGTTGCATAA